AAGAAGTTTATGATTTGACTTGACGACATATACAACAATCTCATCGACCAAAACCAAAACGTATGATTAACTGCAATATATAACATCATACATAATCAATAGAAGTCGATCCAATGGGTCGGGATGAAGAGTGAACGAATCCGCCATAAGTGGAGTTGATGCTTGACAGAGAGTGATCTTCGAGATTTCGCAGTGGTGTGACTGTTGAACGCAGGCGACGAACCCATTTATATTGCGGAGCTACGTTGGAGGATGCTAATTCCTCTTTAATTCAAGAGAGTGGGAGTAGTGATGGAGAACTCGTTAATGCTTGGATTAGTGTATCCGGAAGACGATAACTTAAGCTGATATACAGACGAAGAAGATCAGAGGAGGTGAGTTCTGAAGCGTCAAGCGGATTTTgtctctgcatcttcaacagGAAAACTAACGAAACCTAATAAAAATTGTAACAGCCCAGTCCAATAATCAGCTAGCCCAATAACCAAAACTCTCGTGCAAGTTAATAACAGGTTGACAGGTGGCACAAAATGCTCCTATGTTCTTGCTGACATGGAGGGCTAAGGTGAGAGAAAACTCTCCTTTATAGTTATAGATTTTCCtatttctaataaatatatactcaACAATGAACATATCTGTCAAATTCATTAAGCAACTACTTTTTATTCTGTGAATAAAAAATACctacttttttttattccaaCGAAAAATAATGCACATATATGACTTTATTTTTAACGATTCTCTAGTATGCAACTGAATTACTGATGTACGGAAAACCTCCAACGAAATTTGACAAAGCTTAATCGAATTTTAGCCACATTATTCGATGTTTCacgatatttttttcattattgaaTGACTGATGTACGGGTCTCTCTCATTAGTCATGTTCTTATCAAATAACACGAATAGACCTAGTTGATCTATCAACCCACCCAAAGACATATCGATTTGAGTCAATGGGCTTCTGACTCTTTTTCCACACAAAATAAACAATTACAGCCAAAATAACAGttactaataaaatattttacagtCTCGTACTAATACTCAATAGGACGAAAAGAGGATTGAACATTCGTATTTAGCAGTTCAGCGTGGAACAAGACTGCTTGATTATTTATGATCCGTCTCCCGTAAATTTCGAATGTAAATTTAATCTGTCTGTGATATCATCACACAAGAACTGTCATGATTgttgataatttatttacatGCTAGGCGGTTTTTGTTGTCGTTATTGATGGGTGATTCGTAAATAATTCTCCAACGGTAAATTCTTTCTTGAACCAAATAAGATAAAGTCGGTCGAGAAGACTTGTAAGTTCTACATTCTCTGTTATaatcaaatgattaaaaaacTGTCCATGTGAAATCAAGTAGTAATTAAACAATACCcgaaatataagtttttttgtagtaattaaacatatccgaaatataagtttttttggtagtaattaaacatatactaAACCGAACAAATAAACAAGCCgaaattcattaaataaaaacccGAATTCCTCTCACATCTGATGTGTTTGTTCCCCCCCTTGTCTTTGCGAGAGTAGCCAACCTAAAACGGTAACGCAAACGGGTCCAGCCACTAGCTCCAGCGGGTTCTTTGGGCTTTGGATAGGGCAAGGCCTTGACCACCAGTGTGCAGCCTCCTAGGTCAGTTCCAGACAGCTGAACCGCACGGTGGTTGGAGCCTAGTCCGTAGAAATAGACGAGGGCACggctgataaaaaaaaaaatggttactAAGCGAATTGGGTTTTGTAACAAAACTGGAGAAAGGTTCTAACTTCTAACCTGTTGAGAAGGAAAACATCGGTAATCTCGCCACATGTGGAGAAATGGTTACTCAAAGCATTCTTGATATCATCTCtaggaagagaagtggcatatCCAGTCACGGATACGCCTTCGCTACTGCAAGAGTAAAAAAAACTGCATTGTATTAACACAACTTGCATAAGTAAGAAAATGTGAATAGCATAAATAAAACTTACCGGTTTCTTTGATCATGTGCAACGTGCCTAGCAGCGAGTACATCAGTACTCAACCCAGTGCTGAGGTCACTGAGTCCTGGAGGCAAACTCGTAACGACAATCTTCTTTCCTCCAATATCACTTCCATCGAGTTGCAAGGCTTTGTCTCCTGCGCCTTCTCCACGCAGGATAACAATGCACGACCTCTGGAGCTCATTTGTTACTGGATCGCTGCGAATCTGGATGTTGTGGAATTCTCCACATGCCTTGAAAAGACTCTCCAAAGCCCGGTAGAGTTCAATGGGTTGAAGGGAAGTGTCGTACCCTTCAACACCGATCCTTATCCTGAATTTTTAAATAGAACCAATTAGCAAACACATTTGAAAGTGAAgttattttatttctcttttattaGCAGGTCGAACAAAAAACCAAAGATTCAAACCAAGAAGGCCTAGCTACAGTAGCTAAGCTACTACAATCAAAACGACCAAGAACATCAAGcagagaataaaataaaaaattaaagcagTGGTTGGAATCAGACTTCTCACTTCAAACTAGCCACAGCATGTCATTCAGaatcataaatatatacacatatattagCTAGATATTCCCACGAATATAGCTATTCAATTTAAACcaaataatagaaaatttatTGGTATCAACATTACACAAAAATGGTTTTTTTACACAAAAACCAATGGTTTTTTTTGTTCGACCTGCTAATTATCTATCAACAttacacaacaaaaaaaaaacagaaatttatTTTCACCTGCTTTTGACGTAATCATAGTACGACTTCACGACCTCTAGATGTGCATCAGCGGAGAACGGCCTCTTccactaaaattattttaaaaaatgtaattagaatcctttaaaaagtatatacatatgtattattaatttaaaaagtaCAATCGCCgacaaaaaaacaagaacaaaagaGTTAGGAGAAGGTTTGGgtaagagagatagagaagaaaCATGCACTAAGTTTGGGAAGAAACATACACTAAGTCTTTGAAGCTCTGAACAATAATCAAAAGCAAAGAAGGAGAGGGCCAAAGTGACGACGCGTTAGATGCGCGGAGAAGAAAAAACTCACCGTGTACGGAGCAGAAACCCGAGGAGAGGATCTGGATCTCTCCATCGACTCCTTGACAAAATTGGCGAGAGGAGATCCTTCCATGGACGATAAGATCGATGCTTTTGTCTCTAGGGATTTTAGGAAGAATATCTTATTTTCTGACTCAAACTTTCAGGGACTttatacttgtttttttttttggttagtgATTTAAAggttattattaatataaatttataattaaagcGAAaacattcttttttctttttgtacttTGGAAAAAAGATAGTGGATGGTATTTGTGGTAAAATTCTAAAGAGTCGTGtagagaaaatgaagttttttttggaaagaGAAATGTAAGacgcaaatatatatttttgtcggttgaagaaaaatatattggagAGCTTTTCTTGTAAAATAGTGGTTAGAGAAAATTAAAGTCTTTTGAagtaaaagaaaagtaaaaaagcTAAAGAGTGAAAAGTTTTAAGAggtaaaataaatgtaaaaagtgAATTATCAATTTTCGTATGTTGAAAGTTAGTTTTTACGGtaaaattttttacaaaaaaaaagctaaattTATCTATTTGGGTACATTGAATATATGTAACGGAGAGCAAATAAAATAAGAATGGGTAtactaagttttaaaaaattaatatttcgaCCGTTGTAAACAAGAGTTTCTTTTTCTACAATTAAACTAAAATCCAATTATCTATTTGGGTACGTTGAATATATGTGACGGAGAGCAAAAAAGGTTAAGAGTGGGTATACAAGttaaaaaattatctattttGGACGTTGAAAAAAgagctttctttttctacaatTAAACTAAAACCGAAAGTTGTACTACTCAATACTGATTAAAATCTGACTAgtgataaagttaaaaaaaattggataattTAATAGAATTGAGTGGAATTTAAATCTAGACCTAAATACACTGTTATTAGATTGGGTATttggtaaataaaatttaaatccaTTGAAAACCCGTggtattcaatattttttagatttagttATAATTCAGTTATGGTAAATTTTAATGGAATTCAATGTAtctttttaactaaaacaaatctACTTTTTCTATCAAGACTTTGTAGGAAATGGGACTTGAATATCTTTTCCATCAAATTACTTGCATACTTTAATTCTAATATTTATTCTAATTACCCAATTCAATAACACCCCTTAATCTGATTAGTGACTAAGACCACCATTATCGTGGTTTCTCTGCTCGGTTTTTAAATAATGggtcatttaattaaatcataactaattaaaaaattgtaactgatccttatttttttttttttttttgaaacatgtaaCTGATCCTTAATATGAGTCAATTTGTAACTGATCCTTAATATGAGTCTTTCGTGACCGATTACAAAAAAGTTTCTAGGGATACGTGTCATATGTGTCAGCaagtaaaagaagaaaagtgggttttttttcttcctctctatcttttctttctttgtttattttttttcctttttttttgtttattcgttacactcaatttgatgtttcagagttGCAACAAGCCGAAGATAACAGAAGTTCACATGTGGACCTCACGTATTCTATAGATATTCCAACAAATATCgtcaatatgatgggtgttcgaactaaATTAGTGATGGATAAATGCATCAACAAatgaaagctgatttagttgaACATGtatggcgtaaatttggacgtgatgaagACGACAACTGAGCACGGATAtcgtttattttactaatctttgtttttatgttttttaattttaaaatctatgttgaaaattttatcttttaatacatttttattaaataaataaattttatcttgtaattttttttaaaaactcttaATTTAAAAAACTATCATTAGAAGCACAAAATCGAACAGTTTCTTAACAGAGTTTCTTAACTCCACttaagtatatttatatatttaaataatctttAGAAAACACTAATGAGTTTCTGTGGATAGTCATGCTTTATGATTATTGGTAAAACCCTGTAAGAGgttcttaaagaaaaaaaatattatattaatatatttattttttatttttctttataaaacatAACCAATTAATATATGACACATATGTGTGTCAAAATAGGAACCGtttcttaaaattaataattaagaacctttcatttttttttcttaactttttattattttaattgttttaatcaTAAGAATTTTTGTTAAGAACCCAtgaataatcatgctctaactgATTCAAAATATATACTGATCCTTTATATTAAATTAGGAGAGTAGGAGCAATAATATACAACTAGCTACCATAGATACTAACTGATTACATGTATTGAATCAAAACTCTCTATTGGTATCTTAGCTCTCCAATAATCATTTGATTTTAACATGAACTATCTAAATAATCAGAAAGAGATACATGAGTTTAATTAAGTACTGGatgcaagaaaaaaaatgatgaatgaAGAGTTTGTGGTTAAAGTGTGGGTTGATAtagtttttgcggaaaaattAGGTTGAAGAAATAAAGTTTTCTTGTTAAAAGTAAAAACAATTATCTATATATGTTCGTTGAAAGAATGGGACGGAGAGCAAATaaggtaaaaatttaaagtttatgtaataaaatcaattactttagttatgctaatatattatatttatccaaaatttcATTCTTAAGCAAGTCTTATACTTTCAGAAACAGAAATTAATTACTTTTGTATGGTAAGATATTATATTTAACCAAAATTATcatttaaacaaatattatatataaataatttattaatatctaataaataaaacattaaactatatttacttataagaatactacaattattttaaaattatatgatacactggttatatataaaatatttaatctaaaaatagatatataaaatgtatGAAATAAAAGTAAAACTACCAGTTATCAAATCTAAAAGTTAGTTTTTATGTATTCTATTGGTGAACCCAACATTATATGTCATATTGaccaaaaaattataacttaaTGTATAAGTAGaattataattatgaaaaattattaGTTACTCATAAAAAtctgtatatataaataaataaacagaaaaatataaaataactggCTTGTTATAtatcatagatttttttttaaagtgataaaactaataaattttattatttaatagtttaaaagataaaattatgTATTGTTGTGGTTACGAAACATTGTCATTAACATGTATGCCAcatcattttaatatatattgcatacaaaactaaaaatatgaAAGATTAAACATAACGGGAGTAATCAGGACATGCAGAAACAGttccagaaagaaaaaaagacatgCAAAAATTCTGAAAGCCAttagtccaaaaaaaaagacatgcaGTACGTAACTGAAAACTATGTTGGAAATTTATAATGGTTATCTTTTGACTTTATTGTGACGGTCCTAGTTGTCTCCATAACTAGGTCGTTTTCCATTTTccattttatgaaaaaaatatttatttcatatacaaaatacaatttttttacttattatttatggtTGTGACGCAAACAATTCCTAACTGTTCAAGAACTGTATGTTATTACGGTGTTACCACACTAATCTTCAAGAGGCATTGACTACTTAGCATTGCAAAGATTTTTTCGGAGTGACCCACTTTTAGTTATGAATCagttagttcttttttttttgataaacgaaTCAGTTAGTTCTTTCTTACCGATAATGCCATTTAGAACCAAAATACAGAAACAGAATCCTTCAGCGTTTCAGTAAGTGATTAGATCTTTATCATAATGGTTGCATTGGCTTTGTCTAGTAGACACAAACGAATATTTGCAATTTAATAATTATAGTGTTCACATATTATGCATTCTCATATAGTTTTATTAGAAGctgacacttttttttttatggttgacacattacacccaaaaaaaaaagctgacaCATTACACCAAAAGTAATAGATATCGCGATTATAT
The window above is part of the Brassica napus cultivar Da-Ae chromosome C8, Da-Ae, whole genome shotgun sequence genome. Proteins encoded here:
- the LOC106419897 gene encoding nucleolin 2 isoform X1; this translates as MEGSPLANFVKESMERSRSSPRVSAPYTWKRPFSADAHLEVVKSYYDYVKSRIRIGVEGYDTSLQPIELYRALESLFKACGEFHNIQIRSDPVTNELQRSCIVILRGEGAGDKALQLDGSDIGGKKIVVTSLPPGLSDLSTGLSTDVLAARHVAHDQRNRFFYSCSSEGVSVTGYATSLPRDDIKNALSNHFSTCGEITDVFLLNSRALVYFYGLGSNHRAVQLSGTDLGGCTLVVKALPYPKPKEPAGASGWTRLRYRFRLATLAKTRGGTNTSDVRGIRVFI
- the LOC106419897 gene encoding nucleolin 1 isoform X2 — its product is MEGSPLANFVKESMERSRSSPRVSAPYTWKRPFSADAHLEVVKSYYDYVKSRIRIGVEGYDTSLQPIELYRALESLFKACGEFHNIQIRSDPVTNELQRSCIVILRGEGAGDKALQLDGSDIGGKKIVVTSLPPGLSDLSTGLSTDVLAARHVAHDQRNRSEGVSVTGYATSLPRDDIKNALSNHFSTCGEITDVFLLNSRALVYFYGLGSNHRAVQLSGTDLGGCTLVVKALPYPKPKEPAGASGWTRLRYRFRLATLAKTRGGTNTSDVRGIRVFI